The genomic interval cagaccctgaggacggCAGCCGTCCTAAAAGTCCTGGACGTGACCACAGGCAAAGTTGCTCTCGCCAGCAACATTGGGCCCTGAATCGAACTGTCTGGTCGAGACGTtgccgagacaggagccacaggacaggaccaaatgctgagaggcccaggcgcgGGGGGACACCATCAGAGACATCCCCCTGACGCAACCGCTCTTGCCAGCAAGGTCCAggcccaaatccacctgtccggtcgaggagtcgccgagacaggagccacaggacagggccAAGGGCAAGCAtggaccaaactggcaaaagtgcctttcatgtgggaaaagcatccctCCTGCATTTGACTTCGGAGTCGAGGACTGTTTCAAGCTCTCCCAGtcagatgcacacagaaaactcccactgaattctctgggtttccatcggagtcagtgtaaaaagttgggcagccgactgccagggccaggagccctggagtggcactgcctgaacagcccctttctgccaacagtgccacgctcgatggctgccccagggcctggcagttgaccctgcacttgctgcaggaacCCCTGCCCTGGTTCCGCTCTGACCGAAGGCTCGGACCCATCTCAGAACCTCGGTTCCCAAGGGGGCAGCCTCAAATGGGTGGCGCGGGACTGAGGCCATCGCtgcccccattttgggtgcacgTTGCTGATGTCAGAGCGGCCATGGTGATCCGTGTGACCAAGGCCACAAGAGGGAAGGCTGGGCTCAGGCCGTGTGTCAGTGCCGCCTGACAACGGGAGGACAAggcaggacagggacggggctgcccggggaccagaggagccccacacctcggggctctgggcctgtgctgcaggctcacctgcctctcccttcccagaggcagcggaggaacatccagaggagacagcagtgttcctcgacgctgtgacgggaggaaaaggaggacaggagcagggctcaccagggagtagtgccctcgtggctctgggcctgctctgcaAACGCCCCgcactcttctttctcccaaagagagagaggacgagcacctggaggagaccgcagtgctcctgcccagggactcACTCCTGACCGGAACCATGGGCAACAGGGAACAGGaggcccctgatgccagagagccaggtgagggcaaagcagccctcccgcagcctggcgcaggggctgtcggggcagccagcgtggggcccggagcggaggcagggggaggcaggagctgcccagccctgctgggcctgggagcctccttcctccccaaggcGGGCCCAGCTGGGCCGGGGGCAGCTGTTGGGACGTCCGTGCCCgagctgtcccctgctccccaaggcctccaggcctgcccatcagccaggcaggcagggccagagcagcccttggggccgatgctgcgggctaagagccccgcagaggtgcccggtgccattggctctgtcccctgcagcatgcctgctgtgctggtctGGGCACGCGCATGAGGCAAAGCACCCGGGTGTCGCTGGGCGGGGatcagtgcccaggctgggcctgGCAGCGCCCGTCcgctcctggagggctgagggcactgctctggcctggccCTAGCCCTGGCCCGGGCCCTGACAGGCCCTtgaccttcctgcttcccttttaAGCCTCCAGCCATGAGGCAGAGTTCAATGGCTCCAGCCTGACCAGCCAGTCAGGACTGGAGCCTTCCCATGGCTCCCCAGAAGCCGAGGccatcagccacagctctggcagcccggtGCCATCAGGTCTGTCTCCTCCATCTGCATCTCGAGAGAGCAGAGAACGCAGCAGCACCCAACATGCAGCATTGGAGCCGTTGCTGGAATCttcctggctggagagcagcagccccggcacagAAAGTGAGGCAACATCAGGGTCatcagacagcagctgcccagaccctgaggacggCAGCCGTCCTAAAAGTCCTGGACGTGACCACAGGCAAAGTTGCTCTCGCCAGCAACATTGGGCCCTTAATCGAACTGTCTGGTCGAGACGTtgccgagacaggagccacaggacaggaccaaatgctgagaggcccaggcgcgGGGGGACACCATCAGAGACATCCCCCTGACGCAACCGCTCTTGCCAGCAAGGTCCAggcccaaatccacctgtccggtcgaggagtcgccgagacaggagccacaggacagggccAAGGGCAAGCAtggaccaaactggcaaaagtgcctttcatgtgggaaaagcatccctCCTGCATTTGACTTTGGAGTCGAGGACTGTTTCAAGCTCTCCCAGtcagatgcacacagaaaactcccactgaattctctgggtttccatcggagtcagtgtaaaaagttgggcagccgactgccagggccaggagccctggagtggcactgcctgaacagcccctttctgccaacagtgccacgctcgatggctgccccagggcctggcagttgaccctgcacttgctgcaggaacCCCTGCCCTGGTTCCGCTCTGACCGAAGGCTCGGACCCATCTCAGAACCTCGGTTCCCAAGGGGGCAGCCTCAAATGGGTGGCGCGGGACTGAGGCCATCGCtgcccccattttgggtgcacgTTGCTGATGTCAGAGCAGCCATGGTGATCTGTGTGACCAAGGCCACAAGAGGGAAGGCTGGGCTCAGGCCGTGTGTCAGTGCCACCTGACAACGGGAGGACAAggcaggacagggacggggctgcccagggaccagaggagccccacacctcggggctctgggcctgtgctgcaggctcacctgcctctcccttcccagaggcagcggaggaacatccagaggagacagcagtgttcctcgacgctgtgacgggaggaaaaggaggacaggagcagggctcaccagggagtagtgccctcgtggctctgggcctgctctgcaAACGCCCCgcactcttctttctcccaaagagagagaggacgagcacctggaggagaccgcagtgctcctgcccagggactcACTGCTGACCGGAACCATGGGCAACAGGGAACAGGaggcccctgatgccagagagccaggtgagggcaaagcagccctcccgcagcctggcgcaggggctgtcggggcagccagcgtggggcccggagcggaggcagggggaggcaggagctgcccagccatgctgggcctgggagcctccttcctccccaagggggGCCCAGCTGGGCCGGGGGCAGCTGTTGGGACGCCCGTGCCCgagctgtcccctgctccccaaggcctccaggcctgcccatcagccaggcaggcagggccagagcagcccttggggccgatgctgcgggctaagagccccgcagaggtgcccggtgccattggctctgtcccctgcagcatgcctgctgtgctggtctgggcacgggcatgaggcaaagcacccgggtgtcgctgggctgggatcagtgcccaggctgggcttggcagcacccgtccgctcctggagggctgagggcactgctctggcctggccctggccctagCCCGGGCCCTGACAGGCCCCtgaccttcctgcttcccttttaAGCCTCCAGCCATGAGGCAGAGTTCAATGGCTCCAGCCTGACCAGCCAGTCAGGACTGGAGCCTTCCCATGGCTCCCCAGAAGCCGAGGccatcagccacagctctggcagcccggtGCCATCAGGTCTGTCTCCTCCATCTGCATCTCGAGAGAGCAGAAAACGCAGCAGCACCCAACATGCAGCATTGGAGCCGTTGCTGGAATCttcctggctggagagcagcagccccggcacagAAAGTGAGGCAACATCAGGGTCatcagacagcagctgcccagaccctgaggacggCAGCCGTCCTAAAAGTCCTGGACGTGACCACAGGCAAAGTTGCTCTCGCCAGCAACATTGGGCCCTGAATCGAACTGTCTGCTCGAGACGTtgccgagacaggagccacaggacaggaccaaatgctgagaggcccaggcgcgGGGGGACACCATCAGAGACATCCCCCTGACGCAACCGCTCTTGCCAGCAAGGTCCAggcccaaatccacctgtccggtcgaggagtcgccgagacaggagccacaggacagggccAAGGGCAAGCAtggaccaaactggcaaaagtgcctttcatgtgggaaaagcatccctCCTGCATTTGACTTCGGAGTCGAGGACTGTTTCAAGCTCTCCCAGtcagatgcacacagaaaactcccactgaattctctgggtttccatcggagtcagtgtaaaaagttgggcagccgactgccagggccaggagccctggagtggcactgcctgaacagcccctttctgccaacagtgccacgctcgatggctgccccagggcctggcagttgaccctgcacttgctgcaggaacCCCTGCCCTGGTTCCGCTCTGACCGAAGGCTCGGACCCATCTCAGAACCTCGGTTCCCAAGGGGGCAGCCTCAAATGGGTGGCGCGGGACTGAGGCCATCGCtgcccccattttgggtgcacgTTGCTGATGTCAGAGTGGCCATGGTGATCCGTGTGACCAAGGCCACAAGAGGGAAGGCTGGGCTCAGGCCGTGTGTCAGTGCCGCCTGACAACGGGAGGACAAggcaggacagggacggggctgcccagggaccagaggagccccacacctcggggctctgggcctgtgctgcaggctcacctgcctctcccttcccagaggcagcggaggaacatccagaggagacagcagtgttcctcgacgctgtgacaggaggaaaaggaggacaggagcagggctcaccagggagtagtgccctcgtggctctgggcctgtTCTGCAAACGCCCCgcactcttctttctcccaaagagagagaggacgagcacctggaggagaccgcagtgctcctgcccagggactcACTGCTGACTGGAACCATGGGCAACAGGGAACAGGaggcccctgatgccagagagccaggtgagggcaaagcagccctcccgcagcctggcgcaggggctgtcggggcagccagcgtggggcccggagcggaggcagggggaggcaggagctgcccagccatgctgggcctgggagcctccttcctccccaagggggGCCCAGCTGGGCCGGGGGCAGCTGTTGGGATGTCCGTGCCCgagctgtcccctgctccccaaggcctccaggcctgcccatcagccaggcaggcagggccagagcagcccttggggccgatgctgcgggctaagagccccgcagaggtgcctggtgccattggctctgtcccctgcagcatgcctgctgtgctggtctGGGCACGGGCATGAGGCAAAGCACCCGGGTGTCGCTGGGCGGGGatcagtgcccaggctgggcctgGCAGCGCCCGTCcgctcctggagggctgagggcactgctctggcctggccctggccctggcccgggCCCTGACAGGCCCTtgaccttcctgcttcccttttaAGCCTCCAGCCATGAGGCAGAGTTCAATGGCTCCAGCCTGACCAGCCAGTCAGGACTGGAGCCTTCCCATGACTCCCCAGAAGCCGAGGccatcagccacagctctggcagcccggtGCCATCAGGTCTGTCTCCTCCATCTGCATCTCGAGAGAGCAGAGAACGCAGCAGCACCCAACATGCAGCATTGGAGCCGTTGCTGGAATCttcctggctggagagcagcagccccggcacagAAAGTGAGGCAACATCAGGGTCatcagacagcagctgcccagaccctgaggacggCAGCCGTCCTAAAAGTCCTGGACGTGACCACAGGCAAAGTTGCTCTCGCCAGCAACATTGGGCCCTGAATCGAACTGTCTGGTCGAGACGTTGCtgagacaggagccacaggacaggaccaaatgctgagaggcccaggcgcgGGGGGACACCATCAGAGACATCCCCCTGACGCAACCGCTCTTGCCAGCAAGGTCCAggcccaaatccacctgtccggtcgaggagtcgccgagacaggagccacaggacagggccAAGGGCAAGCAtggaccaaactggcaaaagtgcctttcatgtgggaaaagcatccctCCTGCATTTGACTTCGGAGTCGAGGACTGTTTCAAGCTCTCCCAGtcagatgcacacagaaaactcccactgaattctctgggtttccattggagtcagtgtaaaaagttgggcagccgactgccagggccaggagcccgggagtggcactgcctgaacagcccctttctgccaacagtgccacgctcgatggctgccccagggcctggcagttgaccctgcacttgctgcaggaacCCCTGCCCTGGTTCCGCTCTGACCGAAGGCTCGGACCCATCTCAGAACCTCGGTTCCCAAGGGGGCAGCCTCAAATGGGTGGCGCGGGACTGAGGCCATCGCtgcccccattttgggtgcacgTTGCTGATGTCAGAGCGGCCATGGTGATCCGTGTGACCAAGGCCACAAGAGGGAAGGCTGGGCTCAGGCCGTGTGTCAGTGCCGCCTGACAACGGGAGGACAAggcaggacagggacggggctgcccggggaccagaggagccccacacctcggggctctgggcctgtgctgcaggctcacctgcctctcccttcccagaggcagcggaggaacatccagaggagacagcagtgttcctcgacgctgtgacgggaggaaaaggaggacaggagcagggctcaccagggagtagtgccctcgtggctctgggcctgctctgcaAACGCCCCgcactcttctttctcccaaagagagagaggacgagcacctggaggagaccgcagtgctcctgcccagggactcACTCCTGACCGGAACCATGGGCAACAGGGAACAGGaggcccctgatgccagagagccaggtgagggcaaagcagccctcccgcagcctggcgcaggggctgtcggggcagccagcgtggggcccggagcggaggcagggggaggcaggagctgcccagccatgctgggcctgggagcctccttcctccccaaggcGGGCCCAGCTGGGCCGGGGGCAGCTGTTGGGACGTCCGTGCCCgagctgtcccctgctccccaaggcctccaggcctgcccatcagccaggcaggcagggccagagcagcccttggggccgatgctgcgggctaagagccccgcagaggtgcccggtgccattggctctgtcccctgcagcatgcctgctgtgctggtctGGGCACGGGCATGAGGCAAAGCACCCGGGTGTCGCTGGGCGGGGatcagtgcccaggctgggcctgGCAGCGCCCGTCcgctcctggagggctgagggcactgctctggcctggccctggccctggcccgggCCCTGACAGGCCCTtgaccttcctgcttcccttttaAGCCTCCAGCCATGAGGCAGAGTTCAATGGCTCCAGCCTGACCAGCCAGTCAGGACTGGAGCCTTCCCATGGCTCCCCAGAAGCCGAGGccatcagccacagctctggcagcccggtGCCATCAGGTCTGTCTCCTCCATCTGCATCTCGAGAGAGCAGAAAACGCAGCAGCACCCAACATGCAGCATTGGAGCCGTTGCTGGAATCttcctggctggagagcagcagccccggcacagAAAGTGAGGCAACATCAGGGTCatcagacagcagctgcccagaccctgaggacggCAGCCGTCCTAAAAGTCCTGGACGTGACCACAGGCAAAGTTGCTCTCGCCAGCAACATTGGGCCCTGAATCGAACTGTCTGGTCGAGACGTtgccgagacaggagccacaggacaggaccaaatgctgagaggcccaggcgcgGGGGGACACCATCAGAGACATCCCCCTGACGCAACCGCTCTTGCCAGCAAGGTC from Aphelocoma coerulescens isolate FSJ_1873_10779 chromosome 12, UR_Acoe_1.0, whole genome shotgun sequence carries:
- the LOC138117786 gene encoding uncharacterized protein; this translates as MGNREQEAPDAREPASSHEAEFNGSSLTSQSGLEPSHGSPEAEAISHSSGSPVPSGLSPPSASRESRKRSSTQHAALEPLLESSWLESSSPGTESEATSGSSDSSCPDPEDGSRPKSPGQREDEHLEETAVLLPRDSLLTGTMGNREQEAPDAREPASSHEAEFNGSSLTSQSGLEPSHDSPEAEAISHSSGSPVPSGLSPPSASRESRERSSTQHAALEPLLESSWLESSSPGTESEATSGSSDSSCPDPEDGSRPKSPGQREDEHLEETAVLLPRDSLLTGTMGNREQEAPDAREPASSHEAEFNGSSLTSQSGLEPSHGSPEAEAISHSSGSPVPSGLSPPSASRESRKRSSTQHAALEPLLESSWLESSSPGTESEATSGSSDSSCPDPEDGSRPKSPGRDHSATLDGCPRAWQLTLHLLQEPLPWFRSDRRLGPISEPRFPRGQPQMGGVGLRPSLPPFWVHVADVRVAMVIQREDEHLEETAVLLPRDSLLTGTMGNREQEAPDAREPASSHEAEFNGSSLTSQSGLEPSHGSPEAEAISHSSGSPVPSGLSPPSASRESRERSSTQHAALEPLLESSWLESSSPGTESEATSGSSDSSCPDPEDGSRPKSPGRDHRQSCSRQQHWALNRTVWSRRCRDRSHRTGPNAERPRRGGTPSETSP